Proteins from one Verrucomicrobiaceae bacterium genomic window:
- a CDS encoding PQQ-dependent sugar dehydrogenase has translation MKPTHTLLTSITALALPFASMAQTIQPGGKLPGKTEIALVKVAGDLVDPVAVAGAPDGSGRLFVAERPGVIQIVKDGKVNRKPFLDIKDKTISSFLELGLFSIAFHPKFNENGRIFFCYSDLWFNGASMIAEVKAKKDKPDQADMDSIKVLMQLDFPYCNHHGGQIAFGPDGYLYIGVGDGGWEGDVISAGQDLHTHMGKMLRIDVDNTTPDRNYSVPKDNPFITLPQQMTLFGVTELAFSKIHPKAKPEIWAYGLRNPWTFSFDAKTGDLWIADIGQNHWEEINMQPAGSKGGENYGWKFMCGSHTFPLETEKDNPRVGVLPVAEYSHVDQGICVINIGVSRSKAHPSLEGTYFCADWGSGKVWGIAKEGDKYQMQEFLDLDTPLRPTGSGFDSEGNLYLTHATANYGGPVDPYTSERGALWKLVPADKVPAGAETAPLQKK, from the coding sequence ATGAAACCGACTCACACACTCCTGACCTCGATCACAGCGCTCGCGCTGCCCTTTGCCTCCATGGCACAGACCATCCAGCCCGGCGGCAAACTGCCTGGCAAAACTGAAATCGCCCTCGTTAAAGTCGCGGGCGACCTCGTCGATCCCGTCGCCGTCGCTGGTGCACCGGATGGCAGCGGCCGCCTGTTCGTCGCCGAGCGTCCTGGAGTCATCCAGATCGTCAAAGACGGCAAAGTGAACAGAAAGCCCTTCCTCGACATCAAGGACAAGACCATCAGCTCCTTCCTCGAACTCGGTCTTTTCAGCATCGCCTTCCATCCGAAGTTCAATGAGAACGGTCGTATCTTCTTCTGCTACTCCGACTTGTGGTTCAATGGAGCCAGCATGATCGCTGAGGTAAAGGCGAAGAAGGACAAGCCCGATCAGGCGGACATGGACAGCATCAAAGTGCTGATGCAGCTCGACTTCCCCTACTGCAATCACCACGGCGGCCAGATCGCCTTTGGGCCGGATGGCTACCTCTACATCGGCGTCGGCGACGGCGGCTGGGAGGGCGATGTCATCAGCGCCGGTCAGGACCTGCACACCCACATGGGCAAGATGCTCCGCATCGACGTGGATAACACCACACCCGATCGCAACTACAGCGTGCCGAAGGACAATCCCTTCATCACCCTGCCACAGCAGATGACCCTCTTTGGCGTCACCGAGTTGGCCTTCTCCAAGATCCATCCGAAAGCCAAACCCGAGATCTGGGCCTACGGCCTGCGCAATCCCTGGACCTTCAGCTTTGACGCGAAGACCGGCGACCTCTGGATCGCCGACATCGGTCAAAACCACTGGGAAGAGATCAATATGCAGCCTGCGGGCAGCAAAGGCGGCGAGAACTACGGCTGGAAATTCATGTGTGGCAGCCACACCTTCCCGCTAGAGACCGAGAAGGACAATCCACGCGTCGGCGTGCTCCCCGTGGCCGAATACAGCCACGTCGATCAAGGCATCTGCGTCATCAACATCGGTGTCAGCCGCAGCAAGGCCCATCCGAGCCTCGAAGGCACCTACTTCTGCGCCGACTGGGGCAGTGGCAAGGTCTGGGGCATCGCCAAAGAAGGCGACAAATACCAGATGCAGGAGTTCCTCGATCTCGACACCCCGCTGCGCCCCACTGGCAGCGGCTTTGACTCCGAGGGCAATCTCTACCTCACCCACGCCACGGCCAACTACGGCGGCCCCGTCGATCCCTACACCAGTGAGCGCGGAGCCCTGTGGAAGCTCGTCCCTGCGGACAAAGTCCCCGCTGGTGCCGAAACGGCTCCCCTTCAGAAGAAGTAA
- a CDS encoding RNA 3'-terminal phosphate cyclase, which translates to MLSISGESGGGQLLRSSLSLALVTGRAFRMTNIRGKRPKPGLMRQHLTCVKAAAEVCGAEVEGADLGSTELFFQPGKVAAGDYSFAIGSGGSTTLVLQTLLPALLHAEASSTLRIEGGTHNPMAPPFEFIEQCFLPVLWSMGVDAKVTLERPGFMQAGGGVLTAEIGPIKKWKKLKLTERGEPVETFGRVLHAHLPGEIAKREIVTASKILEWPENHIDLRYANDSPGPGNAILLGARFANVCEISTGIAQLGKSAEAVATGAAKGQRSYLASPAPVGVHLADQLLLPMALSGGGVFHTLAITDHTRTNMALIEQFLPVKFSVEDARAGEKAVRVSS; encoded by the coding sequence ATCCTCTCTATCTCCGGCGAATCCGGCGGCGGGCAGTTGCTGCGGTCTTCGTTGTCGCTGGCGCTGGTCACGGGGCGGGCGTTTCGGATGACGAACATTCGCGGGAAGCGTCCGAAGCCAGGGCTGATGCGGCAGCATCTGACCTGCGTGAAAGCTGCGGCGGAAGTCTGCGGCGCGGAGGTCGAAGGGGCCGATCTCGGCTCCACGGAACTCTTTTTCCAGCCTGGGAAGGTCGCGGCGGGCGATTACTCGTTCGCCATCGGCTCCGGCGGCAGCACGACGCTTGTTTTGCAGACGCTTCTGCCCGCGCTGCTTCATGCCGAGGCCTCCAGCACGCTGCGCATCGAAGGCGGCACGCACAACCCGATGGCACCGCCGTTCGAGTTCATCGAGCAATGCTTCCTACCGGTGCTGTGGAGCATGGGCGTCGATGCTAAGGTCACACTGGAGCGCCCCGGCTTCATGCAGGCAGGCGGTGGCGTGCTCACGGCGGAAATCGGGCCGATCAAGAAGTGGAAGAAGCTCAAGCTCACCGAACGCGGTGAGCCGGTGGAGACTTTTGGCCGCGTGCTGCATGCGCATCTGCCCGGCGAGATCGCCAAACGCGAAATCGTGACCGCCTCCAAGATCCTCGAATGGCCCGAAAACCACATCGACCTCCGCTACGCGAACGACAGCCCAGGCCCCGGCAATGCCATCCTGCTCGGTGCCCGCTTTGCGAACGTGTGCGAGATCAGCACCGGCATCGCCCAGCTCGGCAAATCCGCCGAAGCCGTCGCCACCGGTGCGGCGAAGGGCCAGCGCAGCTATTTGGCCTCCCCAGCACCGGTGGGCGTCCATCTGGCGGATCAGCTCCTTCTGCCCATGGCCCTTTCAGGCGGTGGGGTGTTTCACACGCTCGCCATCACCGATCACACGCGGACGAACATGGCGCTCATCGAGCAGTTTTTGCCGGTGAAGTTCAGCGTGGAGGACGCTAGGGCAGGGGAGAAGGCTGTCCGAGTATCATCATGA
- the leuA gene encoding 2-isopropylmalate synthase — MLKNPSAKYQRFDPVSLPNRRWPSQTISKAPIWCSVDLRDGNQALAVPMNVSQKLDMFDALVKCGFKEIEVGFPSASNTEFAFNRRLIEEKRIPDDVTIQCLVQAREDLIEKTVESLIGAKKVVIHMYNSTSPAQRKYVFGKSKEEIITVAIKGAQMIKDRLHRLTAGGTHVTLQYSPESFSATEVEFAKEISEAVMDVWQPTPQHKMILNLPDTVEVCMPNVYADQIEWICTNIKNRDSLIISLHTHNDRGTGTAATELGLLAGADRVEGTLFGNGERTGNLDIVQVAMNLYMHGIAPQLDFSDMNGLIAMYERTTGMTVPPRQPYAGELVFTAFSGSHQDAIKKGLSGYNEHKSIWDVPYLTIDPNDIGREYHEVIRVNSQSGKGGVAYLLESEFGIELPKDMQREFGPIANDIVDKLGREVSGAELKQMFWDEYILRETPYQLYHFHADGVDGVFTCRSSLVVHGKERGITGTGNGPIAAFADALIKDAGATSFEVSTYREQSLSSGTQAAALAFIQIKTAQGKLVWGAGVDTNIELASIKAVLSAVNRAM; from the coding sequence ATGTTAAAAAATCCGTCCGCCAAATACCAGCGTTTCGACCCCGTCTCGCTCCCAAACCGCCGCTGGCCCTCTCAAACCATCTCCAAAGCCCCTATCTGGTGCTCCGTCGATCTGCGTGATGGCAACCAAGCCCTCGCTGTGCCCATGAATGTGTCGCAGAAGCTCGATATGTTCGATGCACTGGTGAAATGCGGCTTCAAGGAGATCGAAGTCGGCTTTCCCTCTGCCTCGAACACCGAGTTCGCCTTCAACCGCCGCCTCATCGAGGAAAAGCGCATCCCAGACGATGTCACGATCCAGTGCCTGGTGCAGGCGCGGGAGGATTTGATTGAAAAAACCGTCGAAAGCCTCATCGGGGCCAAAAAGGTCGTCATTCACATGTACAACTCCACTTCGCCTGCGCAGCGGAAGTATGTCTTCGGGAAGTCGAAGGAGGAAATCATCACCGTGGCCATCAAAGGAGCGCAGATGATCAAAGACCGCCTGCACCGCCTCACCGCCGGTGGTACGCACGTCACGCTGCAATACTCGCCAGAGAGCTTCAGCGCCACCGAGGTCGAATTCGCCAAAGAAATCAGCGAGGCTGTCATGGATGTATGGCAGCCTACGCCGCAGCATAAAATGATCCTCAATCTGCCCGATACCGTGGAGGTCTGCATGCCGAATGTGTATGCCGACCAGATCGAGTGGATCTGCACAAACATCAAAAACCGTGACAGCCTCATCATCAGTCTGCACACGCATAATGACCGCGGCACCGGTACAGCCGCCACGGAGTTGGGCCTGCTCGCAGGAGCGGATCGCGTAGAGGGCACTTTGTTCGGCAATGGTGAGCGCACGGGGAATCTCGACATCGTGCAGGTCGCGATGAATCTCTACATGCACGGCATCGCTCCCCAGCTCGACTTTAGCGATATGAATGGCCTTATCGCCATGTATGAGCGCACCACCGGCATGACCGTGCCCCCACGCCAGCCCTATGCCGGTGAACTCGTCTTCACAGCCTTCAGCGGCAGCCATCAGGATGCGATTAAGAAGGGACTCAGCGGCTACAACGAGCACAAATCCATCTGGGATGTGCCCTACCTCACCATTGACCCGAACGACATCGGTCGCGAATACCACGAAGTCATCCGCGTGAACTCCCAGAGCGGAAAAGGCGGCGTCGCGTATCTTCTAGAGAGCGAATTCGGCATCGAGCTACCGAAGGACATGCAGCGTGAGTTCGGCCCCATCGCCAATGACATCGTCGATAAACTCGGTCGTGAGGTCAGCGGTGCCGAGTTGAAGCAGATGTTCTGGGACGAATACATCCTCCGTGAGACTCCCTACCAGCTCTACCACTTCCATGCCGATGGCGTGGACGGCGTCTTCACCTGTCGCAGTAGTCTTGTCGTTCATGGTAAAGAACGTGGCATTACCGGCACCGGAAATGGCCCTATCGCAGCCTTTGCCGATGCGCTCATCAAGGATGCTGGTGCAACGAGCTTCGAAGTCAGCACTTACCGCGAGCAGAGCCTAAGCTCCGGCACGCAGGCCGCGGCACTCGCCTTTATCCAAATCAAAACGGCCCAAGGAAAGCTGGTCTGGGGTGCCGGGGTCGATACCAATATCGAGCTCGCCTCCATCAAAGCCGTGCTCAGTGCCGTCAATCGGGCAATGTGA
- a CDS encoding RtcB family protein produces MNSPFHITGEAEAILPARNNAGKPITVIGTEAIRAGFDPSCIEQALNSRSAPGVTDLVLNPDAHSGYGAPVGCVMVSPTHIYPGPVGVDIKCSMSLLQMDIPADEIIDKTIRRRLIDAIIERTPTGAGRGQREAKKSRRVSADLGVQVCTEGASRSVCEALGIPPEWAQRCEDSAHLGHDGNVSTLHERLDKMRAFNGFPGFENKMTQLGSYGGGNHFGECEVVQLADDAEMRRTAEVFGLRDNHVAFLSHCGSRGFGNILAQRQFKALEGFFRTWGLAFPAEDKQLVYAPLGTPEADAYLDDMALGANFATVNHMLINALVLEAFQEVLPGTKGQLVYFISHNIARQEVVNDQLAWVHRKGATRAFPGGHHALKDTPFAATGHPILLPGNPRDGSVVMVAKPDAVKSCFSVNHGAGRCMGRKAAARNLNQNEVNADFETHDILYNARQYPIDEAPNAYKDLKEVLHSVESAGLAQQVCKLKARFVIKDAAEADD; encoded by the coding sequence ATGAACTCCCCCTTCCACATCACCGGCGAAGCCGAAGCCATCCTCCCCGCCCGCAACAACGCGGGAAAGCCCATCACCGTCATCGGGACGGAGGCGATCCGCGCGGGCTTTGACCCGTCCTGCATCGAGCAGGCGCTGAACTCCCGCTCGGCTCCGGGCGTGACCGATCTCGTGCTCAATCCCGATGCGCACAGCGGTTACGGAGCGCCGGTGGGCTGCGTGATGGTCTCGCCGACGCACATTTATCCAGGACCCGTCGGCGTGGACATCAAGTGCTCCATGTCGCTGCTCCAGATGGACATCCCCGCCGATGAAATCATCGACAAAACCATTCGCCGTCGCCTCATCGACGCCATCATCGAGCGCACGCCGACCGGCGCGGGCCGTGGACAACGCGAAGCGAAAAAGTCCCGTCGCGTCTCCGCCGATCTCGGCGTGCAGGTTTGCACCGAAGGCGCGAGCCGCAGCGTGTGCGAAGCCCTCGGCATCCCGCCCGAGTGGGCGCAGCGTTGCGAAGACAGCGCCCACCTCGGCCACGATGGAAACGTCTCCACGCTGCACGAGCGCCTCGACAAAATGCGAGCCTTCAACGGCTTCCCTGGCTTTGAGAACAAAATGACCCAGCTCGGCTCCTACGGTGGTGGAAACCACTTCGGTGAGTGCGAGGTCGTGCAGCTAGCCGACGACGCCGAGATGCGCCGCACCGCCGAGGTCTTCGGCCTGCGGGACAATCACGTCGCCTTCCTCAGCCACTGCGGATCTCGCGGATTCGGGAACATCCTCGCGCAGCGCCAGTTCAAGGCTCTGGAAGGCTTCTTCCGCACCTGGGGCCTCGCATTCCCAGCCGAGGACAAACAGCTCGTCTATGCCCCGCTCGGAACGCCCGAAGCGGACGCCTATCTCGACGACATGGCGCTCGGGGCGAACTTCGCCACCGTGAACCACATGCTCATCAATGCGCTCGTGCTGGAAGCCTTCCAAGAAGTGCTTCCCGGCACGAAAGGGCAGCTCGTGTACTTCATCAGCCACAACATCGCGCGTCAGGAAGTCGTGAACGACCAGCTCGCCTGGGTCCACCGCAAAGGAGCCACCCGCGCCTTCCCCGGCGGCCACCACGCGCTCAAAGACACGCCTTTTGCCGCGACCGGTCACCCGATCCTCCTCCCCGGCAACCCACGCGATGGCTCCGTCGTCATGGTCGCGAAGCCCGATGCCGTGAAAAGCTGCTTCAGCGTCAACCACGGTGCCGGCCGCTGCATGGGCCGCAAAGCCGCCGCCCGCAATCTCAATCAAAACGAGGTCAACGCCGACTTCGAAACCCACGACATCCTCTACAACGCCCGCCAATACCCCATCGACGAAGCCCCCAACGCCTACAAAGACCTCAAAGAAGTCCTCCACAGCGTCGAGTCCGCCGGCCTCGCCCAGCAAGTCTGCAAACTGAAGGCCCGCTTCGTCATCAAAGACGCGGCGGAGGCGGATGATTGA
- a CDS encoding altronate dehydratase: MIPALRIHPADDAIVALRDLPPGSTFTLGTETWTLHEKIPAKQKFAARDLAAGERVIMYGVLVGIATQPIARGSLLHTSNLKHSSATFTGKQSAYTWTPPDITRWTGRTFQGYQRPHGPAGTANYWIVIPLVFCENRNLGFMREALVRELGYGKTSPYERFARKIIDLHRRGASADEIIAAQMESEHEEKATRHFPNVDGVKFLEHGLGCGGTRQDAQALCRLLAGYIHNPNVAGATILSLGCQHAQISLLEQEMAALYPRLEKPLLIYEQQKSQSERDMMQRAIRDTFLALTTANEQTRSPAPLSDLIMAVECGGSDGFSGISANPAIGHTADLLAALGGAPVLSEFPELCGVEQSLCDRCITPEIADKFVTLMRAYENAARACGSGFDANPSPGNIRDGLITDAIKSAGAAKKGGSAPIVDVCDYAEPIRQHGGLTLCCTPGNDVESTTALAGAGCTMILFTTGLGTPTGNPICPTLKLSTNTTLAERMPDIIDYDCGPIITGAKTVPQSGEEILELVLATASGSYTPKAVALGQDDFLPWKRGVSL, encoded by the coding sequence ATGATACCCGCCCTCCGCATCCATCCTGCCGACGACGCCATCGTCGCCCTCCGCGATCTCCCTCCTGGCTCCACCTTCACACTCGGTACAGAGACCTGGACCCTGCACGAAAAAATCCCCGCCAAGCAAAAATTCGCAGCACGTGATCTCGCCGCTGGCGAACGAGTCATCATGTACGGTGTACTCGTCGGTATTGCCACCCAGCCTATTGCTCGTGGTAGCCTGCTCCACACGAGCAACCTGAAGCACTCCAGCGCTACCTTTACCGGGAAACAAAGCGCCTACACCTGGACACCACCAGACATCACACGCTGGACGGGCCGCACCTTCCAAGGCTATCAGCGGCCCCATGGCCCAGCTGGCACGGCGAACTACTGGATCGTCATCCCCCTCGTCTTTTGCGAAAATCGCAATCTAGGCTTCATGCGGGAAGCACTCGTGAGGGAGCTCGGCTACGGCAAAACCTCGCCGTATGAACGCTTTGCACGGAAAATCATCGACCTACATCGTCGAGGAGCATCCGCAGACGAAATAATCGCCGCTCAAATGGAGAGTGAGCATGAAGAGAAAGCTACGCGCCACTTTCCCAACGTCGATGGTGTCAAATTCCTCGAACACGGACTCGGCTGTGGAGGCACACGGCAGGATGCACAAGCGCTATGCCGCCTACTCGCTGGCTACATCCATAACCCGAATGTCGCAGGAGCCACTATCCTCAGCTTAGGCTGCCAACATGCACAGATCAGCCTCCTCGAGCAGGAAATGGCCGCACTCTACCCCAGACTCGAAAAACCACTGCTCATCTACGAACAGCAAAAAAGCCAATCCGAACGCGACATGATGCAGCGTGCCATCCGCGACACATTTCTCGCCCTCACCACCGCCAACGAGCAAACACGCAGCCCCGCCCCGTTGAGCGATCTCATCATGGCCGTCGAGTGCGGCGGCAGTGATGGCTTCAGCGGCATCAGTGCCAATCCAGCCATCGGTCACACAGCAGATTTGCTCGCCGCATTAGGAGGTGCACCTGTCTTGAGCGAATTCCCCGAGCTCTGCGGCGTCGAGCAAAGCCTCTGCGACCGCTGCATCACCCCCGAGATCGCCGATAAATTCGTCACCCTCATGCGTGCATATGAAAACGCTGCTCGAGCATGCGGCAGTGGATTCGATGCCAATCCAAGTCCTGGCAACATTCGTGACGGACTCATTACGGATGCCATCAAATCAGCTGGAGCCGCCAAAAAAGGCGGCAGCGCACCCATTGTCGATGTTTGCGACTACGCCGAGCCCATCCGCCAACATGGAGGGCTCACCCTTTGCTGCACCCCAGGCAACGATGTCGAAAGCACAACTGCGCTAGCTGGAGCAGGCTGTACGATGATCCTCTTCACAACCGGACTAGGCACGCCCACCGGCAACCCGATTTGCCCCACCTTAAAACTCAGCACCAATACCACGCTCGCTGAACGAATGCCCGACATCATCGACTACGACTGCGGTCCCATCATCACGGGCGCCAAAACAGTCCCGCAGAGTGGCGAAGAA
- a CDS encoding prephenate dehydrogenase/arogenate dehydrogenase family protein codes for MSFQESSIAILSPGLLGGSLILAIRKKYPLATIRVWARRAEALDEVKARVPSAICCTTIAEAVADASLAVLCMPVEHMLAAAEQIGAARVRPELIVTDVGSVKGAVVSALEPVLAQKGITFLGSHPMAGSHATGMAHARADLFQNAACLITPTERTPAEALERLKSFWSTLGCHLLIKSPTEHDRCVARVSHLPHVMAALTTLAALRADPSHVAAAAGGMRDTTRVAAGDPGLWTGILSQNRAEVLAALQDAALHLQALTQILSQHHDTELHDLLSEAKSLRDLITPHGG; via the coding sequence ATGTCTTTCCAAGAATCATCCATTGCTATCCTCTCCCCTGGTTTGCTGGGCGGCTCGCTCATACTGGCGATTCGGAAAAAATACCCGCTGGCGACGATTCGTGTCTGGGCACGACGTGCAGAGGCGCTGGATGAGGTGAAGGCGCGGGTGCCCTCTGCTATTTGCTGCACGACGATCGCAGAGGCGGTGGCGGATGCGAGCCTGGCGGTGCTGTGCATGCCGGTCGAGCACATGCTGGCTGCGGCGGAGCAGATCGGCGCAGCGCGTGTGCGGCCTGAACTCATCGTGACGGATGTGGGTAGTGTGAAGGGGGCTGTGGTCAGTGCGCTAGAGCCTGTCTTGGCACAAAAAGGCATCACCTTCCTCGGTAGCCATCCGATGGCCGGATCGCATGCGACGGGCATGGCCCACGCACGAGCGGATTTGTTTCAAAATGCCGCGTGCTTGATCACGCCGACCGAGAGGACTCCGGCTGAGGCGCTAGAGCGTCTGAAGAGCTTCTGGTCCACATTAGGCTGCCACCTCTTGATCAAATCGCCCACCGAGCATGATCGCTGCGTGGCACGGGTCTCACATTTGCCCCATGTGATGGCTGCTTTGACCACTTTGGCCGCTTTGCGGGCAGATCCCAGTCATGTCGCTGCTGCGGCTGGTGGCATGCGTGACACGACACGCGTAGCAGCCGGCGATCCAGGGCTGTGGACAGGTATTTTGAGTCAAAACCGTGCAGAGGTGCTAGCGGCGCTCCAGGATGCGGCCCTGCATTTGCAGGCTTTGACTCAAATTTTATCGCAGCATCATGACACGGAGCTGCATGACCTTTTGAGTGAGGCCAAGTCGCTGCGTGATCTCATCACGCCGCATGGCGGATGA
- a CDS encoding addiction module protein encodes MISLQALHQMSLKEKLFVMETLWDDIAASEAELEVPAWQQNLLDERESAIAAGTVRFIDWEDAKREIREAVR; translated from the coding sequence ATGATCTCGCTCCAAGCCCTTCACCAAATGTCGCTTAAAGAGAAGCTCTTCGTCATGGAGACGCTCTGGGACGATATCGCGGCTTCAGAGGCCGAACTTGAAGTGCCTGCATGGCAGCAAAACTTGCTCGATGAACGCGAGTCCGCCATCGCCGCAGGCACCGTAAGATTCATCGACTGGGAGGACGCGAAACGGGAAATTCGAGAAGCTGTCCGATGA
- a CDS encoding type II toxin-antitoxin system RelE/ParE family toxin: protein MKIQILDLAKDDLIAGFRFYEKQEPGLGDYFLRQLYTDIDGLHLTAGIHLRPYRQYHRALSKRFPFAIFYTVENEAVMIRAIVDCRRRPSWIRRHLRGA from the coding sequence ATGAAAATTCAGATTCTCGATCTCGCCAAGGACGACCTCATCGCAGGCTTTCGTTTCTACGAGAAGCAGGAGCCTGGCCTCGGTGACTACTTTCTGCGTCAGCTCTATACCGATATTGACGGCCTCCATCTCACCGCAGGCATCCATCTCCGGCCCTACCGCCAATATCACCGAGCACTCTCCAAGCGATTTCCCTTCGCCATCTTCTACACCGTCGAAAACGAAGCCGTCATGATAAGAGCCATCGTGGACTGCCGCCGTCGCCCGTCTTGGATCCGGCGACATTTACGAGGTGCTTGA